One window of Microcoleus vaginatus PCC 9802 genomic DNA carries:
- a CDS encoding GAF domain-containing protein, producing MDLTNRISGYHLVEQLYCGSRTLVYRAIREIDRLPVVIKLLNRDYPSFSELLQFRNQYTIAKNLRLPGVVEPYNLESYRHSYALVMEDFGGISLRDYAQEASLNLTEILAIALQVTDILDGLYRNRVIHKDIKPANVLIHPKTKQIKLIDFSIASLLPRETQEIQNPNVLEGTLAYISPEQTGRMNRGIDYRTDFYSLGVTFYELLTGKLPFECDDPMELVHCHIAKQPPSINSKEIPQVVSDIVMKLMAKNAEKRYQSALGLKHDLEICLAQLQKTGNIETLALGTRDITDRFLIPEKLYGRETEIENLLAAFERVSTGSTEMMLVAGFSGIGKTAVVNEVHKPIVRQRGYFIKGKYDQFQRNIPFSAFVQAFRDLMGQLLSESDAQLQSWKTRILSTVGDNGQVLIEVIPELERIIGTQPPAPELSGSAAQNRFNLLMQKFVQVFTTAEHPLVIFLDDLQWADSASFKLLQLLMQDTGHLLVLGAYRDNEVSPVHPFILTVDEIIKSGARVHTITLQPLSLADMNQLVADTLNCDFPIAKPVTELVYQKTQGNPFFATQFLKGLHDDGLIAFDGNIRYWQCDIAQVKALAITDDVVEFMALQLQKLPTQTQELLKLAACIGSQFDLDTLAIVSEKSPEETAADLWKALQEGLLVPTTEIYKFFTPSDEIATVNQAAANANYKFLHDRVQQAAYSLIHDSQKKATHLKIGQLLQQKCAEIEQEEKLFDIVGHLNRGIELITQPTEREALAKLNLAAGCKARKSTAYTAARVYLQVGVELLRANCWQSQYELTVNLYVAAAEAAYLNADFDGMEQIAAQVLENAQTILDKIKIYEIQIAAQTAQSKSLEAIAVARDALWQLGIELPSAPDEALISQALQAVASQLQGRRIEDLANLPMITEAKAQAAMPLLGTLYSPIFLGMPGLLPLLSCKMVSLSLSFGNAPASTVGYGIHGLVLCAFLGEVETGYAFGKLALLLLDRFNVREFKSMILNLFGAFIQHRQEPLRAVMLTTKDSYTAGMETGDFLSAGYSMVTYSYMNFFSGVELSNLESEIASYSAALAQVKQYSAQIYVDMVRQTVNNLKEVEILSDCLIGEAYDETVMMPKHNQDYEFTAIAEVYIYKLLLAYCFGNYQDASNYISQAQPYLIAVPGCIFIPIFHFYAALTHLALFPTHPEIEQGDILASVETHQTTLHQWAQNAPMNHLHKWYLVEAERQRVLGNKADALEMYDRAIQLAQDHKFINEEALANELAANFYLEWGKEKVASAYMIEAYYCYARWGAKAKIDDLEKSYPRLLGIILQQAQSFSSFKETITRGTITYTHSSSSNCEFLDLPTLIQASQAISGEIELDKLLTTLLKIAIANAGATKCVLLLKQKQYLQVAALVAEGQEPELLPAIPLESSQDVAISLVNSVKRSLKPLVIVDARVSFQVAGDRYIEQHQPISVLCIPILNQGQLIGVLYLENNLTVGAFTSDRIQVLNWLASQAAISLENARLYQESQQAFTHLKQAQIKIVQSEKMSALGNLVAGVAHEINNPVGFLGGNIQPALDYIKDLFGLLDLYEQKYPQLDPEIQEEIENIELDYIREDLPKLVGSMREGVKRIRDISTSLRTFSRADTNYPVACNIHDGLDSTIMILKHRLKANETRPEIKVIKEYGNLPQVECYAGQLNQVFMNLLGNAIDALDESNQGRTYAEIANQITIKTEIYEDKKQAMIRIKDNGIGMSEAVRENIFDELFTTKEVGKGTGLGLAIARQIVVEKHGGTIEVNSVLREGTEFTILLPMKG from the coding sequence GTGGATTTGACGAACCGAATTTCGGGATATCATCTGGTTGAGCAACTATACTGCGGTTCGAGAACCCTAGTTTATCGAGCCATCCGAGAGATCGATCGGCTTCCGGTTGTCATTAAACTATTAAATCGAGACTATCCCAGCTTCAGCGAACTGCTGCAATTCCGCAACCAGTATACTATCGCCAAAAACCTACGTCTGCCTGGAGTCGTTGAACCCTACAATTTGGAATCCTATCGCCACAGCTATGCCCTAGTAATGGAGGATTTTGGCGGTATTTCTCTGCGAGACTACGCCCAAGAAGCCTCGCTGAATCTAACAGAAATCTTGGCAATTGCCCTTCAAGTAACTGACATCCTTGACGGACTGTACCGAAACAGAGTCATTCATAAAGATATTAAGCCAGCTAACGTCCTGATTCATCCCAAAACTAAACAAATTAAACTCATAGACTTTAGCATCGCCTCCCTACTGCCGAGAGAAACTCAAGAAATTCAAAATCCCAACGTTTTAGAAGGAACCCTCGCCTATATTTCTCCCGAACAAACTGGACGAATGAACCGAGGCATCGACTACCGCACCGACTTTTATTCTCTGGGAGTAACCTTTTACGAACTGCTGACAGGAAAACTGCCATTTGAATGTGACGACCCGATGGAGTTGGTTCACTGCCATATTGCCAAACAACCTCCTTCAATAAACAGCAAAGAAATCCCGCAGGTGGTTTCGGATATTGTCATGAAGCTGATGGCAAAAAATGCCGAAAAACGCTATCAAAGTGCATTAGGATTGAAGCACGATTTAGAGATTTGTCTGGCTCAATTACAAAAAACGGGTAACATTGAGACGTTGGCATTGGGAACGCGGGATATAACAGACCGTTTCCTCATCCCCGAAAAGCTATACGGCAGAGAAACTGAAATTGAGAATTTATTAGCGGCCTTTGAACGAGTTAGCACTGGCAGCACCGAAATGATGCTCGTGGCAGGTTTTTCTGGCATTGGCAAAACGGCAGTAGTGAATGAAGTTCATAAGCCGATTGTTCGTCAGCGCGGTTATTTTATTAAAGGCAAATACGACCAATTTCAGCGGAATATTCCGTTTTCGGCTTTTGTGCAAGCCTTCCGGGATTTGATGGGACAATTGCTATCAGAATCGGACGCTCAGTTACAAAGCTGGAAAACCAGGATTCTGTCAACAGTTGGAGACAACGGGCAAGTCTTGATAGAGGTGATTCCTGAATTAGAACGCATCATTGGCACTCAACCCCCTGCACCAGAACTGTCGGGAAGTGCAGCACAAAATCGCTTCAATCTGCTAATGCAGAAATTTGTGCAAGTGTTTACCACAGCAGAACATCCCTTAGTGATATTTTTGGATGATTTGCAGTGGGCAGATTCGGCATCTTTTAAGTTATTGCAACTGTTGATGCAAGATACAGGGCATCTGTTGGTGTTGGGTGCTTATCGGGATAATGAAGTGTCGCCCGTTCACCCGTTTATCCTGACAGTGGATGAGATTATTAAGTCTGGGGCGAGGGTGCATACTATTACACTGCAACCGTTGAGTTTAGCGGATATGAATCAGTTGGTAGCGGATACACTGAATTGCGATTTTCCTATTGCTAAACCAGTGACAGAATTGGTGTATCAAAAAACTCAGGGCAATCCTTTCTTTGCCACCCAGTTCCTTAAGGGGTTACATGACGATGGGTTGATTGCCTTTGATGGGAATATACGGTATTGGCAGTGCGATATTGCTCAAGTAAAAGCTTTAGCTATCACCGATGACGTGGTGGAGTTTATGGCACTGCAATTGCAGAAGCTACCGACACAAACTCAGGAACTTCTCAAGTTAGCTGCTTGTATTGGATCGCAGTTTGATTTAGATACTTTGGCGATAGTTTCAGAAAAGTCACCTGAAGAAACGGCGGCTGATTTGTGGAAAGCTTTACAAGAAGGCTTGCTCGTCCCCACCACCGAAATCTATAAATTCTTCACCCCAAGTGATGAGATAGCTACTGTTAACCAAGCTGCTGCTAATGCAAATTACAAATTCCTACACGATCGCGTCCAGCAAGCCGCATATTCGCTAATTCATGATTCGCAGAAAAAAGCAACTCATCTGAAAATTGGACAGTTACTCCAGCAAAAGTGCGCCGAGATAGAGCAAGAGGAAAAACTGTTTGATATTGTCGGGCATTTGAATCGAGGAATTGAGTTAATCACCCAACCGACCGAACGAGAAGCCTTAGCTAAACTAAACTTGGCAGCCGGTTGTAAAGCCAGAAAATCTACCGCCTACACCGCCGCCAGAGTTTATCTGCAAGTGGGGGTTGAGCTACTGAGGGCCAACTGCTGGCAAAGCCAGTATGAATTGACCGTGAACCTGTATGTTGCTGCTGCTGAAGCCGCCTATTTGAATGCTGACTTTGATGGCATGGAACAGATTGCAGCACAAGTGTTAGAGAATGCACAGACAATCTTAGACAAAATCAAAATTTACGAAATTCAAATCGCTGCCCAGACAGCACAGAGCAAGTCACTAGAAGCCATTGCAGTAGCAAGAGATGCACTCTGGCAATTGGGGATTGAACTACCCAGTGCACCTGATGAAGCCTTGATTAGCCAAGCGCTACAAGCCGTTGCCAGCCAACTCCAAGGTAGACGGATTGAAGACCTAGCTAATCTGCCGATGATAACTGAGGCCAAGGCTCAGGCTGCCATGCCACTGTTAGGAACGTTATATTCTCCCATCTTTTTGGGAATGCCGGGTTTGCTGCCCCTACTTAGCTGCAAGATGGTGAGTTTATCGCTCTCCTTTGGGAATGCGCCAGCATCGACGGTGGGGTATGGCATTCACGGACTGGTGTTGTGTGCCTTTTTGGGAGAGGTGGAAACCGGATATGCCTTTGGTAAATTGGCACTCTTACTGCTCGATAGGTTCAATGTCCGGGAATTCAAGTCCATGATTCTGAATCTATTTGGAGCCTTTATTCAGCATCGTCAGGAACCTCTGAGGGCAGTGATGCTGACGACGAAAGATAGCTATACGGCTGGCATGGAAACTGGCGATTTTCTAAGCGCTGGCTATAGCATGGTCACTTACAGCTATATGAACTTTTTCAGTGGAGTAGAACTGAGCAATTTGGAATCAGAAATAGCAAGTTACAGCGCCGCCTTGGCTCAGGTAAAGCAATATTCGGCTCAGATTTATGTAGATATGGTGCGGCAGACGGTGAATAACTTAAAGGAAGTCGAGATTCTGTCGGATTGCTTAATCGGCGAAGCTTACGATGAAACAGTGATGATGCCCAAGCATAATCAGGATTATGAATTCACTGCGATCGCCGAGGTCTATATCTACAAACTGTTGCTTGCTTACTGCTTTGGTAACTACCAAGATGCGAGCAATTACATTAGCCAAGCCCAGCCATATTTGATAGCAGTACCGGGATGTATTTTTATTCCCATTTTCCATTTTTATGCAGCCTTGACACACCTGGCGCTCTTCCCCACACATCCTGAAATTGAGCAAGGTGACATTCTCGCCTCTGTGGAAACCCATCAAACGACTCTGCACCAATGGGCGCAAAATGCTCCCATGAATCATCTGCATAAATGGTATTTGGTTGAAGCAGAACGGCAGCGGGTTTTGGGCAATAAAGCAGATGCACTTGAAATGTACGATCGCGCCATCCAACTCGCTCAAGATCATAAATTCATCAACGAAGAAGCCCTCGCCAACGAACTAGCAGCGAACTTCTACTTGGAATGGGGCAAAGAAAAAGTAGCGAGCGCCTACATGATTGAAGCGTATTATTGTTATGCCCGGTGGGGAGCTAAAGCCAAAATAGACGATTTGGAAAAAAGTTATCCTCGCCTACTCGGTATTATCCTTCAGCAAGCTCAATCCTTTAGTTCCTTTAAGGAAACGATCACTCGGGGAACGATTACTTATACCCACTCTTCTAGCAGCAACTGTGAATTTCTAGATTTGCCTACTCTGATCCAAGCCTCTCAAGCCATTTCTGGGGAAATTGAACTCGATAAACTCCTGACTACTCTTTTAAAAATAGCGATCGCGAATGCTGGGGCAACTAAGTGTGTCTTATTGCTCAAACAAAAACAGTATTTACAGGTAGCGGCTCTTGTAGCAGAGGGACAGGAACCTGAGCTATTACCAGCAATACCTCTAGAATCAAGTCAGGATGTAGCGATTAGTTTGGTTAACAGTGTCAAGCGTAGTTTGAAACCTTTGGTAATAGTTGATGCTAGGGTAAGTTTCCAGGTTGCGGGCGATCGCTATATTGAACAGCACCAGCCGATAAGTGTTCTGTGTATTCCAATTCTTAATCAAGGGCAGTTGATCGGAGTTTTATACCTGGAAAATAACCTGACCGTAGGGGCGTTTACTAGCGATCGCATTCAAGTGCTAAATTGGCTGGCTTCTCAAGCGGCTATTTCCTTAGAAAATGCCCGTTTGTATCAAGAATCTCAACAAGCATTTACCCATCTCAAACAGGCACAGATAAAAATAGTTCAAAGCGAAAAAATGTCAGCGTTGGGAAACTTAGTGGCTGGGGTTGCTCACGAAATTAATAATCCAGTTGGTTTTCTGGGTGGTAATATTCAACCCGCCTTAGATTATATCAAAGATTTGTTTGGATTGCTCGATTTGTATGAACAAAAATATCCGCAACTCGATCCAGAGATTCAAGAAGAAATCGAGAACATCGAGCTTGACTACATCCGGGAAGATTTACCGAAATTAGTAGGTTCGATGCGGGAAGGCGTGAAGCGGATTCGGGATATTAGTACCAGTCTACGAACCTTCTCCCGTGCCGATACTAACTATCCCGTAGCTTGTAATATCCACGATGGCCTCGATAGCACCATTATGATCCTGAAACATCGCCTCAAGGCTAACGAAACTCGTCCAGAAATCAAAGTGATTAAGGAATACGGTAATTTGCCACAAGTAGAGTGTTATGCCGGACAATTGAATCAAGTATTTATGAATTTGTTAGGTAATGCAATCGATGCTTTGGATGAATCAAATCAAGGACGAACTTATGCAGAAATCGCCAATCAAATTACAATTAAAACTGAAATTTATGAGGACAAAAAACAAGCGATGATTCGCATCAAAGATAACGGTATTGGCATGAGTGAAGCAGTGCGAGAGAATATTTTTGATGAGTTATTTACTACCAAGGAAGTAGGGAAAGGGACGGGGTTGGGATTGGCGATCGCACGGCAGATTGTGGTTGAGAAACACGGCGGTACAATCGAGGTAAATTCTGTATTGAGAGAAGGGACGGAGTTTACAATTTTATTGCCGATGAAAGGATAA
- a CDS encoding hybrid sensor histidine kinase/response regulator, with the protein MTMTTGLTGLILIVDDTPSNLDVISEALSNAGYKVAIATSGERALQQVERRPPDLILLDVMMPGIDGFETCQRLKANSKTCDIPVMFMTALADVDNKVKGLNLGAVDYVTKPFQEQEVLVRVKTHLQLRLLTQNLEQQVAQKTAELRAAQLQIIQREKLSALGNLVAGVAHEINNPVGFLYGNIQPALDYIKDLFGLLDLVHQESANFSAAIQEEIDAINLEYIREDLPKLIGSMQEGVNRIKDISTSLRTFSRADSDRPIACNIHDGIDSTIMILKHRLIASDTRPDIQAIKEYGNLPQVECYPGQLNQVFMNLLANAIDALEESNTGRSYAEIKINPNQIIIQTELSEDRQKAIIRIKDNGIGMSETVRQKVFDELFTTKEVGKGTGLGLAIARQIVVEKHGGTIEVNSVLREGTEFTILLPMKG; encoded by the coding sequence ATGACTATGACAACGGGTTTAACTGGCTTAATTTTAATCGTTGATGATACTCCCAGCAATCTGGATGTCATCTCGGAAGCGTTGAGCAATGCGGGGTATAAGGTGGCAATCGCTACCAGTGGCGAACGCGCTCTGCAACAAGTTGAGCGGCGACCGCCCGATCTGATTTTACTGGATGTGATGATGCCCGGAATTGATGGATTTGAAACCTGTCAACGCCTTAAAGCTAATTCCAAAACTTGCGATATTCCAGTTATGTTTATGACTGCTCTGGCGGATGTAGACAACAAAGTTAAAGGGCTTAACCTTGGTGCAGTAGACTACGTTACCAAGCCCTTCCAAGAACAAGAAGTGTTAGTGCGAGTGAAAACTCATTTACAGTTGCGTCTCTTGACTCAGAATTTAGAACAGCAAGTGGCTCAAAAAACTGCTGAATTACGAGCAGCTCAGCTCCAAATCATTCAACGCGAAAAATTGTCTGCTCTGGGTAACTTGGTGGCTGGTGTTGCCCACGAAATTAATAACCCTGTTGGCTTTCTTTATGGCAATATTCAGCCCGCTTTAGATTATATTAAAGATTTGTTTGGATTGCTGGATTTAGTTCACCAAGAATCTGCTAACTTCAGTGCGGCAATTCAAGAGGAAATTGATGCGATTAACCTCGAATACATCCGCGAAGACTTACCCAAGTTAATTGGCTCAATGCAAGAAGGAGTAAACCGGATTAAAGACATTAGTACCAGCTTGCGGACATTTTCTCGTGCTGATAGCGATCGCCCCATTGCTTGCAACATTCACGATGGTATTGATAGTACAATTATGATCCTCAAACATCGCCTCATAGCTTCTGATACTCGTCCAGACATTCAAGCGATCAAAGAGTATGGGAATCTACCACAAGTAGAATGTTATCCAGGACAATTAAATCAGGTATTTATGAACCTGTTGGCTAATGCGATCGATGCTTTAGAAGAATCCAATACGGGACGTAGTTATGCTGAAATTAAAATTAATCCTAATCAAATTATTATCCAGACTGAATTATCGGAAGATCGGCAGAAAGCAATAATTCGTATCAAAGATAACGGTATTGGCATGAGTGAGACGGTGCGGCAGAAGGTTTTTGATGAGTTATTTACTACCAAGGAAGTAGGGAAAGGGACGGGGTTGGGATTGGCGATCGCACGGCAGATTGTGGTTGAGAAACACGGCGGTACAATCGAGGTAAATTCTGTATTGAGAGAAGGGACGGAGTTTACAATTTTATTGCCGATGAAAGGATAA
- a CDS encoding hybrid sensor histidine kinase/response regulator, which produces MKIWQKFFGSSVITLGMIIIALGMSNIVLGRARNVVEKAHYKSLKLMGNAQTIDSLLARQIITLKDLLVLENPQVKIAEYETEKQKFLSILDEMQKLSPATKELDIVYRRYQTFDRLATEISQSVIAQNIRPLAEVKEDYRSINTFNRDINFFTSKIIKIFQEQQKQAVKEGENLNQTEEIVKWGILLFTLLVLTGQFFLILLPAVWSIKKLQAGVATIREGNLDYRLDIQTGDEVEQLASEFNRMTVKLAESYRDLEAKKDYANAANQAKSEFLANMSHELRTPLNGILGYAQILGRSKVIPEKERHGVNIIHQCGSHLLTLINDVLDLSKIEARKLELTPKAIYLPSFLQGVVEICRVRSDQKGIDFIYQPDPNLPTGIKTDEKRLRQVLLNLLGNAIKFTDQGSITLKVEAIESNATMPLPRLKFQVIDTGVGIASDQVNKLFQAFEQVGDRKRQSEGTGLGLAISQRIVQLMGGEIQVESQLGVGSTFYFEVALPIATDWAQKSSVKDGRTIIGYEGASRHILIVDDRWENRSVLVNLLEPIGFTFTEAENGQAGLEKAREKLPDLVITDLAMPIMGGFELLKQLRNSEELKHLKVLVSSASVAQIDQQMSIEAGGDDFLTKPVDAEELLMLLAKHLQLTWKYDATELSTSDNKVSATELIPPSAADLQILLELAQDGLLRQLAETAAEIGQKDERYQSFIQEVIQLAKQFQTENIEQLIQEHLTDT; this is translated from the coding sequence ATGAAGATTTGGCAAAAATTTTTTGGTTCTTCTGTAATAACTTTAGGGATGATTATCATTGCCCTAGGAATGAGTAACATAGTGCTAGGACGCGCACGTAATGTGGTAGAAAAGGCACATTATAAAAGCCTGAAATTGATGGGGAATGCTCAAACTATAGATTCTCTCCTAGCGCGTCAAATTATTACATTAAAAGATTTGTTAGTGCTAGAAAATCCTCAAGTCAAAATTGCCGAATATGAAACGGAAAAGCAAAAATTTTTATCTATCTTAGATGAAATGCAAAAACTCAGTCCCGCCACTAAAGAATTAGATATTGTGTATCGTCGCTATCAAACTTTTGATCGGTTGGCTACCGAAATTAGTCAATCGGTTATTGCCCAAAATATTCGACCTCTAGCAGAGGTTAAGGAAGACTATAGGTCTATCAACACTTTTAACAGAGACATTAATTTTTTTACTTCTAAGATTATTAAAATTTTCCAAGAACAGCAAAAACAAGCTGTTAAAGAAGGGGAAAATCTCAATCAAACTGAGGAAATAGTCAAGTGGGGAATTCTTCTTTTTACTTTGCTAGTTCTTACGGGGCAGTTTTTCTTAATTCTATTACCTGCTGTGTGGTCTATCAAAAAACTTCAGGCAGGAGTAGCGACAATTAGAGAGGGTAATCTGGACTACAGATTAGACATCCAGACTGGTGATGAAGTCGAGCAATTAGCCAGCGAGTTCAACCGCATGACTGTCAAGCTAGCAGAATCTTATCGCGATTTGGAGGCAAAAAAGGATTATGCCAATGCGGCAAACCAAGCTAAAAGCGAATTTTTAGCTAACATGAGCCACGAACTCCGCACACCTCTCAACGGGATTCTCGGTTATGCTCAAATTCTGGGACGCTCCAAAGTTATCCCCGAAAAAGAACGTCACGGTGTGAATATTATTCACCAGTGCGGGTCTCACTTACTGACATTAATCAACGACGTTTTAGACCTCTCCAAAATCGAAGCCCGCAAACTAGAACTTACCCCCAAAGCCATTTACTTACCATCCTTCCTGCAAGGAGTAGTAGAAATCTGTCGAGTGCGTTCTGACCAAAAAGGTATCGATTTCATTTATCAACCAGATCCCAACTTACCCACAGGGATTAAAACTGACGAAAAACGACTCCGCCAAGTGCTGCTCAATCTCTTAGGAAACGCGATTAAATTCACCGACCAAGGCAGCATCACCCTCAAAGTAGAAGCGATAGAATCAAATGCAACTATGCCCTTGCCTCGGCTCAAATTCCAAGTGATAGATACAGGAGTCGGCATCGCATCTGACCAAGTAAACAAACTATTCCAAGCCTTTGAACAAGTAGGCGATCGCAAACGCCAATCGGAAGGCACAGGCTTAGGTTTAGCCATCAGCCAAAGAATTGTGCAATTAATGGGCGGAGAAATTCAAGTTGAGAGTCAGCTTGGGGTAGGCAGCACCTTCTACTTTGAGGTAGCACTGCCAATCGCCACAGACTGGGCACAAAAAAGTTCAGTCAAAGACGGACGCACCATCATCGGTTATGAAGGTGCATCGCGTCATATTCTAATTGTGGATGACCGCTGGGAAAATCGCTCAGTGTTGGTAAACCTGCTGGAGCCAATAGGGTTTACGTTTACCGAAGCGGAGAATGGTCAAGCAGGCTTAGAGAAAGCCAGAGAAAAACTGCCAGATTTGGTCATTACTGACTTAGCGATGCCGATAATGGGTGGATTTGAACTGCTCAAACAGTTACGCAACTCAGAGGAGTTAAAACACTTGAAAGTGCTTGTATCGTCAGCATCAGTAGCGCAAATAGATCAACAGATGAGTATAGAAGCAGGAGGGGATGATTTTCTGACCAAACCCGTTGATGCAGAGGAGTTGTTGATGTTGTTGGCCAAGCATTTACAACTCACCTGGAAATATGACGCAACTGAGTTAAGCACAAGCGATAATAAAGTATCCGCTACAGAACTAATTCCCCCATCGGCGGCGGACTTGCAAATTTTACTGGAACTCGCACAGGATGGTCTGCTGAGACAACTGGCAGAAACCGCTGCAGAAATTGGGCAAAAGGATGAGCGTTATCAGTCCTTTATTCAGGAAGTAATACAATTAGCTAAGCAATTCCAAACAGAGAATATTGAGCAATTGATTCAAGAACACCTTACTGATACTTAA
- the phnD gene encoding phosphate/phosphite/phosphonate ABC transporter substrate-binding protein has product MQPYLQQQLNSLIKRPIALIALVVPTLIVISTGCTTQTSSNNNPQPTPTSQVSVESVPSTLTIAYISIRNDTQQQEQLQTLTKYLTKTLKRPVSIQALKDYNRSVDLLVEEKVQVAILGPLSYIEAKQRNPQIEPIAAPINKGTGRPWYKSAIIVNSGSRIKTIEDLKGKRLGFVSKLSTSGYMFPVVYLLEQGFNLDTDFASVQFFKNQEDTLAALLDGKVDAIATNLEIYNQAKEAGKINDSYQVLWKSEPIPESPIVVSQKLPPQLIAELKEAFLSVPIGMLSLTGAPSNGYTLVQDSDYDRVKQVKKQLEEKLGNTQ; this is encoded by the coding sequence ATGCAACCATATTTACAGCAACAACTCAATTCATTGATTAAGCGACCAATCGCCCTTATTGCTCTAGTAGTCCCTACATTAATAGTGATTAGTACAGGTTGCACTACTCAAACTTCTAGTAATAATAATCCTCAGCCAACGCCAACCAGCCAAGTAAGTGTTGAAAGCGTGCCATCAACTTTAACAATCGCATATATCTCTATAAGGAATGACACGCAGCAACAGGAACAACTACAAACTTTAACTAAATACTTAACTAAAACCCTGAAACGACCTGTATCTATCCAAGCGCTCAAAGATTACAATCGTAGCGTTGACCTCTTAGTAGAAGAAAAGGTGCAAGTCGCCATATTAGGACCACTCTCTTATATTGAGGCAAAGCAACGGAATCCGCAAATCGAGCCGATCGCTGCCCCTATCAATAAAGGTACGGGGCGGCCTTGGTATAAATCAGCTATTATCGTTAATTCTGGGAGTCGGATCAAAACCATCGAGGATCTTAAGGGCAAGCGGCTTGGGTTTGTCAGTAAACTATCAACATCAGGCTATATGTTTCCTGTAGTTTACTTGTTAGAGCAAGGTTTCAACTTGGATACTGATTTTGCCTCCGTTCAGTTCTTTAAGAATCAAGAGGACACATTAGCTGCGCTGCTAGATGGGAAAGTTGATGCCATAGCCACTAATTTAGAGATTTATAATCAAGCCAAAGAAGCTGGCAAAATTAATGATTCTTATCAGGTACTTTGGAAATCGGAACCAATTCCCGAATCTCCCATTGTTGTTTCTCAGAAACTACCCCCCCAGCTTATTGCTGAATTGAAAGAGGCATTTCTCAGCGTCCCTATTGGAATGCTGAGTCTTACTGGTGCTCCTTCTAATGGATATACCCTAGTGCAAGACTCAGACTACGATCGGGTCAAGCAAGTCAAGAAACAATTAGAGGAAAAATTGGGTAATACACAATGA